DNA from Sphingomonas psychrotolerans:
GATTGAGCATAGCCTGCCCCATCGCGTCGCCGAGCTTGTAGACCAGGACGAACAGCAAGATCAGCAGCGCGCCGCGGCGCATCAGGAACTCGCCGAACGGCCCGATCAGCGTCGTCTGCAGCCATTGGCCCACGCTCTGGCGCGGTGCTTCGTTGCTCAGCACCTTGTCGTGCAGCCCCGGCCCCATCCACAATGCCGCGATCATGCCCGGCAGGATGCACAGCCCGGTGAGACCATATGCCATTCCCCAGCCGAGCCCGAACCCTTCCGTCGAAGCGAGTGCGATGGTCCCCACGCCAGCGAAGAACGCGCCGAGCCGATAGCCGAACTGATTGTTGGCGGTGCCATGGGCGAGTTCGTCCTCGGGCAGGATCTCGATGCGATAGGCATCGATGACGATGTCCTGCGTCGCACCGAGAAAAGCAGTGACGATTGCCCAGAAGGCGAAGACGCCGAGATGCAGCTCGGGCCGGCTCGCGCCGAGCATCCAGACCGATCCGAACAGCAACGCCTGGACGAGAAACAGCCACGCCCGGCGCTGGCCGAACAGCCCGGTGAGCACTGGCAGCTTGAGCCGGTCGACCAAAGGCGCCCACAGGAATTTAAGTGTGTACGGCGTGGTCAACCCGATCGCGAAGCCGATCGTCTTTTTCTCGATCCCCACCTTCGCGAGCCAGAAGGTCATCGTGCCGAGCAGCAGCGCCAGCGGAAAACCGCTCGAGATGCCGAGCAGCAACGCCGCGATCGGCCGCGAACGGAAATAGGGTGCCATCGTCGCGCCGAACCCGCCGCGCGTGCCTTCCTCCAATACCGCCCCGTCCGCCATCCCTTGCTCCCTCTCGCCTTCCGCGCGACACTAGCCGAAAAGTTGCGGAGAGGAAGGATGAACGCGCCGACCGAGGGCCAGCTCGCGCTCGCCACCCAGCTCGCCGATGGCGGCCGCCGCGACTGTGGCGCAATCGCTTATGTCGATGCGCGCGCCTACACTAGCGCCGAACGCCACGCCGCCGAGCAGGCACGCATCTTCTCCCGCGTGCCTCTGGTCATTGCTCCGTCGGCGCTGCTCCCCGAGAACAGCATGGCGGTGCCGCACGACGGCTTCGGCAAGCCGTTGCTGATCACGCGCGACAAGCAGGGGGCGGCACATGTCTTCCTCAACGTCTGTCGCCACCGCGGCACCCGGCTGGTCGAGGGCTGTTACGCCGTGAAGTCTCCGCGCCTCGTCTGCCCCTATCATGCGTGG
Protein-coding regions in this window:
- a CDS encoding AmpG family muropeptide MFS transporter — encoded protein: MADGAVLEEGTRGGFGATMAPYFRSRPIAALLLGISSGFPLALLLGTMTFWLAKVGIEKKTIGFAIGLTTPYTLKFLWAPLVDRLKLPVLTGLFGQRRAWLFLVQALLFGSVWMLGASRPELHLGVFAFWAIVTAFLGATQDIVIDAYRIEILPEDELAHGTANNQFGYRLGAFFAGVGTIALASTEGFGLGWGMAYGLTGLCILPGMIAALWMGPGLHDKVLSNEAPRQSVGQWLQTTLIGPFGEFLMRRGALLILLFVLVYKLGDAMGQAMLNPMIVELGFSDTEFIAINKVIGFWGLILGTALSAPLLAWLGMGRALFVSGVLMMVSNLTFAILASQGHSTLWLTIAVATEQVTSGLGLTIFVTYLSGLSSLAYTATQFALLSSLAGVGRTWLSSPAGIIAEQLGWVGFWMMTTIVALPGMLLLWILWRKGFVVESVRKARAGAKEAAPAGTAAR